A region from the Nonlabens sp. YIK11 genome encodes:
- a CDS encoding ABC transporter permease translates to MIGLFKENISIAQQNIKGQLLRTILTVFIIAIGITALVGILSAVNALERTLSDGFSDIGTNTFSIQRYSLGIRRSGGGEVRKINPVIGYSDVRAFEGDYDFPTAQVGVSFQATSQAEVKSEDRKTKPKVIVSGVNEHFIDNSGTKIVDGRGFSASDIENNSRVALVGSDMEDALFQGLNPIGQTISIRGNKFTVIGLLEEKGSTFGNNVDLRVLIPLNVARSIYTLPNINYDISVKVNDQQLMDAARDKATLLMRSIRGLTPLEEDNFGIVQRDELMSSVDEISVALNVAAIIISVITIFGSSIALMNIMLVSVTERTREIGVRKALGAKRSTISWQFFIETLLVSQYGSIVGIILGMLIGWGVSAGFEIPFQIPWTAIIWAIIISIVITIFSGIIPAIKASRLDPIEALRYE, encoded by the coding sequence ATTCTTACCGTTTTTATCATCGCTATAGGCATCACCGCATTAGTAGGTATTCTAAGTGCTGTCAATGCGTTAGAAAGAACTTTGAGCGATGGTTTTTCTGATATAGGAACCAACACCTTTAGCATCCAGCGATATTCTCTAGGGATACGACGCAGTGGCGGCGGCGAGGTACGCAAGATCAATCCAGTTATAGGGTACAGCGATGTTCGTGCTTTTGAAGGTGATTACGATTTTCCTACTGCACAAGTTGGCGTCTCATTTCAGGCAACCTCACAAGCCGAGGTAAAAAGCGAGGATCGAAAGACAAAACCTAAAGTCATCGTATCTGGAGTCAATGAACACTTCATAGATAACAGCGGTACTAAAATTGTGGATGGCCGTGGCTTTTCTGCCAGCGACATTGAAAATAATTCGAGAGTCGCTCTAGTGGGTAGCGATATGGAAGATGCCTTATTTCAGGGATTGAATCCTATAGGTCAGACCATAAGCATACGAGGTAATAAATTTACCGTGATAGGATTGTTGGAAGAAAAAGGATCCACCTTTGGGAACAATGTCGACTTACGCGTATTGATACCATTAAATGTTGCGCGCAGCATCTACACCTTACCTAATATTAATTATGACATAAGCGTGAAGGTAAACGACCAGCAACTTATGGATGCCGCAAGAGATAAAGCAACATTGCTCATGCGCAGCATACGCGGTTTGACACCACTGGAAGAAGATAATTTTGGGATCGTACAGCGTGACGAGCTCATGTCATCAGTTGACGAAATAAGTGTTGCGCTTAATGTAGCGGCGATTATTATAAGCGTGATCACCATCTTTGGTAGTTCCATTGCATTGATGAACATCATGCTGGTATCTGTAACTGAGCGTACGCGTGAAATAGGCGTGCGCAAAGCACTTGGAGCCAAAAGATCTACGATTTCCTGGCAGTTTTTCATTGAAACCCTTTTAGTGAGCCAGTATGGCAGTATTGTCGGAATTATTTTAGGGATGTTGATAGGTTGGGGCGTTTCGGCAGGGTTTGAAATTCCGTTTCAAATACCGTGGACGGCCATTATTTGGGCCATCATCATTTCCATTGTGATCACGATATTCTCTGGTATTATTCCCGCAATCAAGGCGTCAAGACTGGACCCTATTGAGGCATTGAGGTATGAATAA